From Candidatus Neomarinimicrobiota bacterium, the proteins below share one genomic window:
- a CDS encoding iron-containing alcohol dehydrogenase — MRSFTLHIPTRFVFGWGNLDRIGRETKRIAQKVLIVCSSGSAVKTGTLNQVIRSLSEEGIEVDVFDQVTPNPRVSMVNRAGELARDLKVQAILGLGGGSAMDTAKGAAIVAVNGGSIWDYVHIHKTVNNALPVITIPTLSATGSEGNAYGVVTHDETRQKAGFVCYAARPKVALIDPELTLSVPEDYLKDGAVDIISHALEAYFTTRDEAPLNDGLSLLLVRTTAEAIQHILSDPAAHLPRETFAWTATLALSDLNDAGREGPYAMHALAHPLSGLYDISHGRALAFIMPRYLKIFEDVCRDKILKLGETFGFKGTDPHKALNTFTGFLKRIDRDLSWKDLNIQNPDIDLLTDHVFALNQNRKGFVQGPHPMTRDDVKTIYSLS; from the coding sequence ATGCGTTCTTTCACATTACATATTCCCACACGTTTTGTTTTCGGTTGGGGAAATCTGGACCGTATCGGACGGGAAACCAAACGGATTGCCCAAAAAGTCTTGATTGTCTGTTCGTCCGGAAGTGCCGTAAAGACAGGCACACTGAATCAGGTTATCAGGTCATTGTCCGAAGAGGGGATTGAAGTGGATGTGTTCGATCAGGTAACTCCCAACCCCCGGGTGAGCATGGTTAACCGGGCAGGTGAACTGGCCCGGGATTTGAAGGTTCAGGCAATTTTAGGACTCGGTGGCGGATCAGCCATGGACACCGCCAAAGGTGCCGCTATAGTCGCAGTAAACGGGGGTTCAATCTGGGACTATGTACACATTCACAAAACCGTCAATAACGCACTACCGGTGATCACAATTCCCACATTAAGTGCCACAGGTTCGGAAGGGAACGCGTACGGAGTCGTTACTCACGACGAAACACGGCAAAAAGCCGGTTTTGTTTGCTATGCCGCCCGTCCGAAAGTGGCACTCATCGATCCTGAACTAACCCTGAGCGTCCCTGAGGATTATTTAAAAGACGGTGCCGTGGATATCATATCCCACGCTCTGGAAGCCTATTTTACCACCCGTGATGAAGCCCCGCTGAATGACGGACTCTCCCTTTTGCTGGTCCGGACGACAGCCGAAGCAATACAACATATTTTGAGTGATCCGGCAGCACATTTACCCCGTGAGACTTTTGCCTGGACTGCCACATTGGCATTATCGGATCTGAATGACGCCGGCCGTGAGGGTCCCTATGCCATGCATGCTCTGGCCCATCCCCTGAGCGGACTCTATGATATATCCCACGGACGGGCTTTGGCCTTTATCATGCCCCGGTATCTGAAAATCTTTGAGGATGTTTGTCGGGATAAGATCCTGAAACTGGGGGAAACTTTTGGCTTCAAGGGAACCGATCCCCATAAAGCACTCAATACATTCACCGGCTTTCTGAAAAGGATAGACCGGGATTTGTCCTGGAAGGATTTAAACATCCAGAACCCGGATATAGACTTATTAACTGACCATGTATTTGCTTTAAACCAGAACCGGAAAGGTTTTGTCCAGGGACCTCATCCCATGACCCGTGATGATGTAAAAACTATCTATTCACTGTCCTGA
- a CDS encoding patatin-like phospholipase family protein, whose protein sequence is MRTQGFRLLFLLLLFCGILQAGQATLGLVLSGGGARGLAHIGVIKVLEEEGIRPDIITGTSMGSIVGGLYAMGYDADALERIAREMDWELMFSDRISRKNIAIEEKEDAEKFIASFPLKEGKVTLPLGLIAGHNISNKLSNLTLPVHHIEDFSELPIPYRCVATDIETGEAVVLKDGYLADALRASMAVPSVFTPVEIDGRLLVDGGVVRNLPVSDALEMGADITIAVDVATPLFDRSQLSSALLIMGQTALFQSNASNLVEQKKTDILIVPEIGNLTAANFTNDAVDSLIQAGEKAALQALPQIKALTDSLNIRRKEGIRFIPTTQIERLYVRDLSLVGLKNVSEEVIQSKLRISPPQWITPEELKNAIDRVYGSQFFEQVNYKLEPMSAGGVRLIVRVIENSSNFLKVGVHYDDHLKSLLLLNLTFRNILIDGSKFSTDLMLGGNPALTSSFFYYTSWKYAPGVGMNIQLQNFTAYLYENHNRTQELDLRYGSAAIMLHSSPADNMYIHLGLQNELTRIKTIIGSYPESTFNIPFAFFHLHHDSYDDRFFPDEGVYADLLIRRVTGTVYSSNSDFQYDPYSTFTMRVDKAILLNENAVIVRSLNFGFSDTKNIPDLHKFYMGGSGVQSLNFIPLFGYQVMELTGTQLSAFSFSLRNRLSKNNYFFTTLNGGMVSEEISQLIKFGKYHYGIGLSYGYNSPIGPIMLTAGKNFNRSDIITHISIGYPF, encoded by the coding sequence ATGCGTACACAAGGTTTCAGACTTCTTTTTCTTCTCTTGCTGTTTTGCGGGATACTGCAGGCCGGACAGGCAACATTAGGTCTTGTTCTGAGTGGAGGTGGTGCCAGGGGATTGGCCCATATCGGAGTTATCAAGGTCTTGGAGGAAGAAGGTATCCGGCCGGATATCATCACGGGAACCAGTATGGGCAGCATTGTAGGCGGACTCTATGCCATGGGATATGATGCAGACGCTTTGGAACGCATTGCCCGTGAAATGGATTGGGAACTTATGTTTTCAGACCGGATTTCACGAAAAAATATTGCCATTGAGGAAAAGGAGGATGCAGAAAAATTCATCGCATCTTTTCCATTGAAAGAGGGAAAAGTCACCTTGCCGTTGGGACTCATTGCCGGACACAATATTTCCAACAAACTTTCCAATCTTACATTACCGGTTCACCATATCGAGGATTTCAGTGAACTCCCTATTCCCTACCGTTGTGTTGCCACAGATATTGAAACCGGTGAAGCCGTTGTACTAAAAGATGGTTATCTTGCCGATGCCCTCCGGGCCAGTATGGCAGTCCCTTCAGTCTTTACCCCTGTAGAAATTGACGGCAGACTTTTAGTTGATGGCGGTGTTGTGCGAAATCTTCCTGTTTCTGATGCCCTGGAAATGGGTGCAGATATTACTATTGCCGTGGATGTGGCCACCCCTCTGTTTGACAGGTCCCAGCTCTCTTCAGCTCTGCTCATCATGGGACAAACAGCTCTTTTCCAAAGCAACGCCAGCAATCTTGTGGAACAAAAAAAGACAGATATCCTCATTGTACCGGAAATCGGGAACCTGACGGCTGCAAATTTTACCAATGATGCTGTAGATTCTCTGATTCAGGCCGGAGAAAAGGCAGCACTGCAAGCTTTGCCACAGATAAAAGCGTTGACAGATTCTTTGAATATCCGGCGTAAAGAGGGAATCCGTTTCATCCCAACTACCCAGATTGAGCGTCTCTACGTGAGGGATTTATCCCTGGTGGGGCTAAAAAATGTTTCTGAAGAAGTCATTCAAAGTAAACTGCGTATTTCTCCACCTCAGTGGATCACACCGGAGGAGTTAAAAAACGCCATTGACCGGGTATACGGCAGCCAGTTTTTTGAGCAGGTGAATTATAAGCTGGAACCCATGAGTGCCGGTGGTGTCCGTTTAATCGTCAGAGTTATTGAAAATTCATCAAATTTTTTGAAAGTGGGGGTCCACTACGATGACCACCTGAAATCTCTGCTCCTGCTAAATCTGACCTTTCGGAATATTCTCATCGACGGATCCAAATTTTCAACAGATCTGATGCTGGGAGGCAATCCGGCCCTGACCAGCAGTTTTTTTTATTACACCTCGTGGAAATATGCCCCCGGAGTGGGAATGAACATCCAACTTCAAAATTTTACAGCCTATCTCTATGAGAATCATAACCGGACACAGGAACTGGATCTCAGATATGGCTCTGCAGCCATAATGCTTCACTCCAGTCCGGCCGACAACATGTATATCCATCTGGGGCTCCAGAATGAGCTGACCCGCATTAAAACAATTATCGGATCATATCCTGAATCGACATTCAACATACCTTTTGCTTTTTTTCATTTGCATCATGATTCCTACGACGACCGTTTTTTTCCCGATGAAGGCGTATATGCCGATCTGCTCATCCGGCGGGTTACCGGTACAGTCTATTCAAGTAATTCGGATTTTCAATACGACCCTTATTCCACTTTCACAATGCGCGTTGACAAAGCCATTCTCCTGAATGAAAATGCCGTGATTGTCCGATCACTCAATTTCGGTTTTTCTGACACAAAAAATATCCCGGATTTGCATAAGTTTTATATGGGAGGATCGGGTGTTCAAAGCCTGAATTTTATCCCCCTTTTTGGATATCAGGTGATGGAATTGACAGGCACTCAGCTCTCTGCTTTCTCATTTTCCCTTCGGAACCGGCTATCCAAAAATAATTACTTTTTCACCACCCTGAACGGCGGAATGGTCTCAGAGGAAATATCCCAGTTGATCAAATTCGGCAAATACCATTACGGCATCGGATTATCCTATGGTTATAACAGTCCCATCGGTCCCATCATGCTCACCGCAGGAAAGAATTTCAATCGGTCAGATATCATCACACATATTAGTATAGGATATCCTTTTTAG
- a CDS encoding pseudouridine synthase encodes MRLNKFLAHSGTGSRRMCDDLVFQGRVTVNKSIIKEPGTDIDPEHDCVTVDGERVELKKVYTYIKLHKPAGYITSRKDPHYSRTVMDLVPRILDVRPVGRLDVDTTGVLLMTDDGDLLHKLTHPRHEVEKKYDVWLKWPPNNGDPETELSKGIILENGDRVKGEAHPQNSKKTHYLVVLREGKKREIKRIFRYFGTRVIRLHRFEFAGIRVDDLAEGKWKKLTHQEIEHLKALVNAGSMTPAHTL; translated from the coding sequence ATGAGACTGAATAAGTTTTTAGCCCACAGCGGTACCGGATCCCGGCGGATGTGTGATGACCTGGTTTTTCAGGGACGGGTGACTGTGAACAAATCGATCATTAAAGAACCGGGGACCGATATTGATCCTGAACATGATTGTGTAACGGTGGATGGTGAACGGGTGGAATTGAAAAAGGTGTATACATATATCAAACTTCACAAACCGGCCGGATATATCACCAGCCGGAAAGACCCCCACTACAGCCGTACCGTGATGGATCTGGTGCCCCGGATCCTGGATGTTCGCCCGGTAGGGCGCCTGGATGTGGATACAACAGGTGTGCTTCTTATGACGGATGACGGAGATTTGCTCCACAAGCTGACCCATCCAAGACATGAAGTAGAAAAGAAATATGACGTATGGCTGAAATGGCCTCCCAATAACGGGGATCCTGAAACAGAACTGTCCAAAGGCATTATTCTTGAAAACGGTGACCGGGTAAAGGGGGAAGCCCATCCTCAAAACAGTAAAAAAACCCATTATCTTGTGGTACTCAGGGAAGGTAAAAAACGCGAAATCAAACGCATTTTTCGCTATTTCGGAACCCGGGTTATCCGGCTGCACCGTTTTGAATTCGCCGGAATCCGGGTGGATGACCTTGCCGAAGGTAAATGGAAAAAACTGACCCACCAGGAAATTGAGCACTTAAAAGCTCTTGTTAATGCAGGTTCTATGACACCGGCTCACACCTTGTAA
- a CDS encoding segregation/condensation protein A, which translates to MSLENYNIELDVFEGPMDLLLYFIKRDEINIYDIPIARITREYLEYLDLMQTLNLRVAGEFIAMASTLMQIKARMLLPRFSNPEDENVEDPRSELVRKLVEYQQFKELGEELRQLEGKSIGHFPRRPDLSQIDTSVDAEEVLQKVTLFDILAAFKKVLDRLPEGPAEHQVNKLEVSIKEQTAYIYSHFIKKSKIRFSELAGGIQKRIVLIVTFLAILEMIRTQQIRVYQEGVFDDFTLEKVES; encoded by the coding sequence ATGTCCCTGGAAAATTACAATATCGAGCTGGATGTTTTCGAAGGTCCCATGGATCTCCTGCTCTATTTCATCAAGCGGGATGAAATCAATATTTATGATATTCCCATTGCCAGGATCACCCGGGAATACCTGGAATATCTGGACTTAATGCAGACACTGAATTTACGGGTTGCCGGTGAATTTATTGCCATGGCCAGCACCCTGATGCAAATCAAGGCACGGATGCTTTTACCCCGTTTTTCCAACCCGGAAGATGAGAATGTGGAAGATCCCCGTTCTGAACTTGTCCGGAAACTCGTTGAATATCAGCAATTTAAAGAATTGGGTGAAGAATTACGCCAGCTTGAGGGAAAATCTATCGGCCATTTTCCGCGAAGGCCGGACCTGAGCCAAATTGATACATCTGTCGATGCAGAGGAAGTGCTGCAAAAGGTGACTCTTTTCGATATCCTGGCTGCCTTTAAAAAAGTGCTGGACCGTTTGCCTGAAGGACCCGCGGAACACCAGGTCAACAAACTGGAAGTGAGTATCAAAGAGCAGACAGCATATATCTACAGCCATTTTATTAAAAAATCCAAAATCCGTTTTTCCGAATTGGCCGGAGGAATTCAGAAACGGATTGTGTTAATCGTAACCTTTCTGGCTATCCTGGAAATGATCCGTACCCAACAGATTCGGGTGTATCAGGAAGGTGTTTTTGATGATTTTACCCTTGAAAAAGTGGAGTCTTGA
- the trpS gene encoding tryptophan--tRNA ligase: MQQKVSLTGIKPTGIPHIGNYFGAIRPALELAKAYEARYFIADYHALNSIKDPVHLKEMVYEVAAAWLAAGLNPDKVLFYRQSDVPETFDLTTILMAFTPKGLMNRAHAYKASVQENEAAGKDPDDGINMGLYTYPVLMAADILLFDTNVVPVGKDQKQHVEMTADIAQSVNHTYGKELLVVPEAMISESTQTVVGMDGRKMSKSYNNTISLFLPQKKLRKTVMKIVTNSQGIEEPKDPDSCSVFALYKLFATPEQQEKLAARYRAGGMGWGEAKQELFEVMDACLKPMREKYFSIMENKDEIDRILKEGSEKARQVASRTVARVRKAIGVNTFYL, translated from the coding sequence ATGCAACAAAAAGTCTCACTGACAGGTATTAAACCCACGGGTATTCCTCATATAGGTAATTATTTTGGTGCTATCCGGCCGGCATTGGAACTGGCGAAGGCATACGAAGCCCGCTATTTTATTGCCGATTATCACGCCTTGAATTCCATAAAGGATCCGGTCCATTTAAAAGAGATGGTCTATGAAGTGGCTGCAGCCTGGCTTGCGGCCGGACTCAATCCGGATAAGGTCCTTTTTTATCGTCAGTCGGATGTACCTGAAACATTTGATTTAACCACCATACTTATGGCTTTTACCCCCAAGGGACTTATGAACCGGGCTCATGCGTACAAAGCATCCGTCCAGGAAAATGAGGCAGCCGGGAAAGATCCTGATGACGGTATTAATATGGGATTATATACCTATCCGGTCCTTATGGCGGCAGATATTTTGCTTTTTGATACCAACGTGGTTCCTGTTGGGAAAGATCAGAAACAGCATGTAGAAATGACGGCGGATATTGCCCAAAGTGTGAACCACACTTACGGAAAAGAGCTCCTGGTGGTTCCCGAAGCCATGATCAGTGAATCTACCCAGACCGTTGTGGGGATGGATGGCCGGAAAATGAGCAAGAGTTATAATAATACCATATCCCTCTTTTTACCTCAGAAAAAGCTCCGGAAAACTGTGATGAAAATTGTGACCAATTCCCAGGGGATTGAAGAACCGAAAGATCCCGATTCATGCAGTGTCTTTGCCTTGTACAAGCTTTTTGCCACACCGGAACAGCAGGAAAAACTGGCAGCGCGTTACCGGGCCGGTGGGATGGGCTGGGGTGAAGCTAAGCAGGAACTCTTTGAAGTAATGGATGCCTGCCTGAAACCCATGCGGGAAAAGTATTTCTCCATTATGGAAAACAAAGATGAGATAGACCGGATCCTGAAAGAGGGATCGGAAAAAGCCCGGCAGGTTGCCTCCCGCACTGTAGCCCGGGTACGGAAAGCCATCGGCGTAAACACTTTTTATTTGTGA
- a CDS encoding carbon-nitrogen family hydrolase — translation MKIALVQISIGDNIRENLNRAEDLCSTAAEDGAEVVVLPELFSTGFPPDRAVAAAPVWGPETRKCLAELAVKHGISLVAGCGDETDGGKMYNTGRVYTPDGKCVSEYRKIHLFTFGHEEKYVIPGSEPVLFHLLGYPASLFVCYDLRFPLEFRQVAPHVTLIIVLANWPEERREHWMCLLKARAIENQCWIIGVNRIGKDSSGLRYSGDSMVVDPLGNVIEHMDDQEGVKLVDIDPEKCFIVRKLYPFLSD, via the coding sequence ATGAAAATTGCCCTTGTGCAAATATCCATTGGGGATAACATCCGGGAAAATCTCAACCGGGCGGAAGATCTGTGTTCAACTGCGGCAGAAGACGGTGCGGAGGTAGTCGTGTTACCTGAACTTTTTTCTACAGGATTTCCGCCGGACAGGGCGGTTGCTGCTGCGCCGGTATGGGGACCTGAAACACGAAAGTGCCTGGCTGAACTGGCAGTAAAGCACGGTATCTCTCTCGTGGCAGGATGTGGAGATGAAACAGATGGCGGGAAAATGTACAACACAGGCCGGGTTTATACACCCGACGGTAAATGTGTATCCGAATATCGTAAAATTCACCTCTTTACCTTCGGACATGAAGAGAAATATGTCATCCCGGGATCTGAACCGGTCCTTTTTCACCTTCTGGGATATCCCGCTTCCCTGTTTGTCTGCTATGATCTCCGCTTTCCCCTGGAATTCAGGCAGGTGGCACCACATGTGACCCTGATAATCGTTCTTGCCAATTGGCCGGAAGAACGGAGAGAGCACTGGATGTGTCTTTTAAAAGCAAGGGCGATTGAAAATCAGTGCTGGATCATTGGTGTGAACCGGATTGGGAAAGACAGTTCAGGCCTTCGGTACAGTGGCGATTCCATGGTTGTGGACCCCTTGGGCAACGTGATCGAACACATGGATGACCAGGAAGGGGTAAAACTTGTGGACATTGACCCGGAAAAGTGTTTTATCGTCCGCAAATTGTATCCTTTTCTGTCAGATTGA
- a CDS encoding YbjQ family protein: MILVNTETIEGKKIAHLGLVKGSCIRAKHLGHDIANGIKALFGGELTSYSEMINEARAVATKRMVENANELGADAVVNIRYSSTAVKAGSAEVMVYGTAVKFLK; this comes from the coding sequence ATGATCTTAGTCAATACTGAAACCATCGAAGGAAAAAAAATAGCACATTTGGGACTTGTAAAAGGTTCCTGTATCCGGGCGAAACATTTAGGACATGATATTGCCAACGGAATAAAAGCCCTTTTCGGAGGGGAATTGACCAGTTATTCTGAGATGATTAATGAAGCCCGGGCTGTGGCCACGAAACGGATGGTGGAGAATGCCAATGAATTGGGGGCGGATGCCGTCGTGAATATTCGCTATTCTTCTACTGCCGTCAAAGCCGGATCGGCGGAAGTGATGGTGTATGGGACGGCTGTTAAATTTTTGAAGTGA
- the rsgA_2 gene encoding ribosome small subunit-dependent GTPase A codes for MNFSGLKDAGSFEYWKKHFTDLPADWSPGRVITTFKKRYLIKISNGLVEGDLSGRLKHNAGSPVDLPVVGDWVAISGDRQQVLIRRVFPRKSVLTRKTAGRTFEKQVLAANVDVAFIVQALDRDYNLNRLERYMTVVYSGNITPAVVLNKVDIPEEHEVKCRFEEVRKRFPETMLFLVSALYGKGIEEIRHFLEPGLTFCLVGSSGVGKSTLINAIAGENLAETGDVSTSTTKGVHITSRRQLHMLSNGTILIDMPGLREIGIADADEGLNKTFPRIFELAANCRFDDCTHTREPDCAVKRAVNEGTLDVRQYENYMNLRQEYKQYTQQVMEKTWKTSRK; via the coding sequence ATGAATTTTTCCGGATTGAAAGATGCAGGATCCTTTGAATATTGGAAAAAACACTTTACAGACCTTCCGGCGGATTGGTCCCCCGGGCGGGTGATCACAACATTTAAAAAGCGATATCTCATAAAAATTTCCAATGGACTCGTGGAAGGGGACCTTTCGGGACGCCTGAAACATAATGCAGGTTCTCCTGTGGATTTACCTGTTGTGGGAGACTGGGTGGCGATCTCAGGAGACAGGCAACAGGTGCTGATCCGCCGGGTCTTTCCCAGGAAATCCGTGTTGACCCGAAAAACCGCCGGACGCACCTTTGAAAAACAGGTCCTTGCGGCAAATGTGGATGTGGCTTTTATTGTTCAGGCACTGGACCGGGACTATAATCTGAACCGTTTGGAGCGGTATATGACTGTGGTTTACAGCGGGAATATTACACCGGCTGTTGTGTTGAACAAGGTGGATATCCCGGAGGAACATGAGGTAAAATGCCGGTTTGAAGAAGTGAGAAAGCGATTCCCGGAAACAATGCTATTTCTCGTCTCAGCCCTTTATGGAAAGGGGATTGAAGAGATTCGTCACTTCTTGGAACCCGGGCTCACCTTTTGCCTGGTGGGATCTTCGGGAGTGGGAAAATCAACCCTCATCAATGCCATTGCCGGCGAAAATCTGGCAGAAACCGGTGATGTAAGCACGTCTACCACAAAGGGCGTACATATAACCTCCCGCCGACAGCTTCACATGTTATCAAACGGTACCATCTTAATTGATATGCCCGGACTCCGGGAAATCGGGATTGCCGATGCAGACGAAGGACTAAATAAAACGTTTCCCCGAATTTTTGAACTGGCCGCAAATTGCCGTTTTGACGATTGTACCCATACCCGGGAACCGGATTGCGCCGTCAAAAGAGCTGTAAATGAAGGGACTCTTGATGTCCGGCAATACGAGAATTATATGAATCTACGGCAGGAATATAAACAATATACACAGCAGGTAATGGAAAAGACCTGGAAAACATCCAGGAAATAA
- a CDS encoding DUF1343 domain-containing protein translates to MRKILAITLLIVFAAGCVSAEKPVVKPGVEVLKDRGFDVLKGKRVGLLTNPTGIDRNLKSTIDILWEAPEVNLVALYGPEHGVRGDFDAGDYVENYIDEQTGLPVYSLYGKTRIPTPEMLENVDVIVYDIQDIGCRSYTYISSMGNIMTAAAENDIEIVVLDRPNPLTGNKIEGNVAEEGFFSFVSAYPIPYVYGLTPGEVAMMINEEGWLDTDKKCKVTVVPMEGWKRSMTFEDTGLPWVPTSPHIPHAYSAAYYVATGILGELKAVDEGVGYTIPFQLYGAEWIDDPFELAKRMNALGIEGMGFRPIVYKPFYRVYQGKTLKGVQLHITDFEKTELMYVQFRFLEVLHEMYPDLDVFSINPHRLAMFDKVCGTDEIRKKFSERYRFEDIKPILEKDVESFRNLSKKYYLYR, encoded by the coding sequence ATGAGAAAAATACTTGCAATCACACTGTTGATTGTGTTTGCTGCCGGATGCGTATCAGCGGAAAAACCGGTGGTCAAACCGGGTGTTGAGGTGCTGAAGGATCGTGGATTTGATGTGTTGAAAGGGAAACGGGTCGGACTCCTGACCAATCCGACAGGTATCGACAGAAACCTGAAATCCACCATTGATATTCTTTGGGAAGCGCCTGAAGTGAATCTTGTGGCATTATATGGCCCTGAACACGGTGTGCGGGGGGATTTTGATGCCGGAGATTATGTTGAAAATTATATCGATGAACAAACGGGACTCCCGGTGTATTCCCTGTATGGAAAGACCCGCATACCAACTCCGGAGATGCTGGAAAATGTGGATGTCATCGTCTACGATATTCAGGATATCGGCTGCCGGTCCTATACGTATATCAGCAGCATGGGCAATATCATGACGGCTGCTGCTGAAAATGATATTGAAATTGTGGTGCTGGACCGTCCCAATCCTCTGACAGGAAATAAGATTGAAGGAAATGTGGCAGAAGAAGGATTTTTCTCCTTTGTCAGTGCCTATCCCATTCCCTATGTATATGGACTTACACCCGGTGAAGTCGCCATGATGATCAATGAGGAAGGCTGGCTGGATACAGATAAGAAATGCAAAGTTACAGTTGTTCCCATGGAAGGGTGGAAACGGAGCATGACTTTCGAAGATACCGGTCTTCCCTGGGTGCCTACATCCCCCCATATCCCCCATGCCTATTCAGCTGCCTATTATGTGGCAACCGGTATTCTGGGTGAGCTGAAAGCCGTGGATGAAGGTGTGGGATACACTATCCCCTTTCAGTTGTATGGTGCTGAATGGATCGACGATCCCTTTGAACTGGCAAAACGTATGAATGCCCTGGGAATTGAAGGCATGGGTTTCCGCCCCATCGTCTATAAACCCTTTTACCGGGTTTATCAGGGGAAAACATTGAAAGGCGTACAACTGCATATCACAGATTTTGAGAAAACAGAACTCATGTATGTACAGTTCCGTTTCCTGGAGGTCCTCCACGAAATGTATCCCGATTTGGATGTTTTCAGCATCAATCCCCATCGCCTGGCCATGTTTGACAAGGTATGCGGGACAGATGAAATCCGTAAAAAATTCAGTGAGCGCTACCGCTTTGAAGATATCAAACCGATTCTGGAAAAAGATGTGGAATCTTTCCGGAACCTGTCGAAAAAATATTATCTGTACCGGTAG
- a CDS encoding heparan-alpha-glucosaminide N-acetyltransferase domain-containing protein: MDSSKRLVSLDAFRGLVIAFMITVNTPGTWRQIYAPLRHASWHGCTPTDLVFPFFLFIVGVAMWFSFRKYDHSATPEAIQKVLKRTTLIFVIGVLLNAYPFIRFDPELTFGQELADYYGNLRIMGVLQRIALAYGMASLIVLKFKRKTWLWTGAGILVAYWLLMLWLGGSEPFSLADNFARKVDLFFFGENHVYKGFGIPFDPEGLFSTLPAVVTVLFGYETGRMITRAKSRPELVNDLYLYGVTALFAGYVWGQFFPINKPIWTSSYVLYTGGLAMMVLALFILFIDVKGYQKWTYPLRVFGMNPLFLFILSVFWVKTLSRIVRWTTEDGTVMTGLQWIYQSICVPLLGDNPNGSLLFALMHIFIYWLILRELYKRKIYIKI; the protein is encoded by the coding sequence ATGGATTCTTCAAAACGGCTGGTATCACTGGATGCCTTTCGCGGGCTGGTTATTGCTTTTATGATTACCGTGAACACCCCCGGAACCTGGCGACAGATTTATGCCCCCCTGCGCCATGCGTCCTGGCATGGGTGTACACCTACAGACCTGGTTTTTCCTTTTTTTCTCTTTATCGTGGGTGTGGCCATGTGGTTCTCATTCCGAAAATATGACCACAGCGCAACCCCGGAAGCCATTCAAAAAGTCCTGAAACGAACAACCCTCATTTTCGTCATTGGAGTGCTTTTAAATGCCTACCCCTTTATTCGTTTTGATCCGGAACTGACTTTCGGGCAGGAACTGGCGGATTACTATGGAAATTTACGCATCATGGGTGTACTTCAACGCATTGCCCTGGCATACGGCATGGCTTCTCTTATTGTACTGAAGTTTAAACGGAAAACCTGGCTCTGGACCGGTGCCGGGATTTTGGTGGCGTACTGGCTTCTGATGTTATGGCTTGGGGGATCCGAACCCTTTTCTTTGGCGGATAATTTCGCCCGGAAAGTGGATTTGTTTTTCTTCGGGGAAAACCATGTATATAAAGGTTTTGGTATTCCCTTTGATCCGGAAGGATTGTTCAGCACCCTGCCGGCTGTTGTGACCGTCCTGTTTGGTTATGAAACCGGTCGGATGATTACCCGGGCAAAATCCCGGCCGGAACTGGTCAATGACCTCTATTTGTATGGTGTAACAGCTCTATTTGCCGGTTATGTGTGGGGACAGTTTTTTCCTATCAACAAACCCATCTGGACCAGCTCGTATGTTCTGTATACCGGCGGACTGGCCATGATGGTGCTGGCGCTTTTTATCCTCTTTATTGACGTAAAAGGGTACCAGAAATGGACTTATCCCCTCCGGGTTTTTGGGATGAATCCTCTGTTCCTTTTTATCCTGTCCGTCTTTTGGGTGAAAACCCTTTCCCGGATTGTCCGTTGGACGACGGAAGACGGCACCGTGATGACCGGTCTCCAGTGGATTTATCAGTCTATCTGTGTTCCCCTGTTGGGTGATAATCCCAATGGATCTCTGCTGTTTGCCCTCATGCATATTTTTATCTACTGGCTTATCCTGCGGGAACTGTATAAACGAAAGATTTACATTAAAATTTAA